One Neovison vison isolate M4711 chromosome 2, ASM_NN_V1, whole genome shotgun sequence genomic window carries:
- the BCL9 gene encoding B-cell CLL/lymphoma 9 protein isoform X1, producing MHSSNPKVRNSPSGNTQSSPKSKQEVMVRPPTVMSPSGNPQLDSKFSNQGKQGGSASQSQPSPCDSKSGGHTPKALPGPGGSMGLKNGAGNGAKGKGKRERSISADSFDQRDPGTPNDDSDIKECNSADHIKSQDSQHTPHSMTPSNAAAPRSSTPSHGQTTAPEPTPAQKTPAKVVYVFSTEMANKAAEAVLKGQVETIVSFHIQNISNSKTERSTAPLNTQLSAIRNDPKPLPQQPPAPANQDQNSSQNTRLQPTPPIPAPAPKPAAPPRPLDRDSPGVDNKLIPSVGSPASSTPLPPDGSGPNSTPNNRAVTPVSQGSNSSSADPKAPPPPPVSSGEPPTLGENPDGLSQEQLEHRERSLQTLRDIQRMLFPDEKEFTGGQSGGPQQNPGVLDGPQKKPEGPIQAMMAQSQSLGKGPGPRTDVGAPFGPQGHRDVPFSPDEMVPPSMNSQSGPMGPEHLDHMTPEQIAWLKLQQEFYEEKRRKQEQVVVQQCSLQDMMVHQHGPRGVVRGPPPPYQMAPSEGWGPGGAEPFADGLNMPHSLPPRGMAPHPNMPGSQMRLPGFAGMINSEMEGPNVPNPASRPGLSGVSWPDDVPKITDGRNFPPGQGVFSGPGRGERFPNPQGLSEELFQQQLAEKQLALPPGMSMETIRPSMEMNRMIPSAQRHMEPGNNPIFPRIPVEGPLSPSRGDFPKGMPPQMGPGRELEFGMVPSGMKGDVSLNVNMGSNPQMIPQKMREAGAGPEEMMKLRPGGADMLPAQQKMVPLPFGEHPQQEYGMGPRPFLPMSQGPGGNSGLRNLREPIGPDQRTNSRLSHMPPLPLNPSSNPASLNTAPPVQRGLGRKPLDISVAGSQVHSPGINPLKSPTMRQVQSPMLGSPSGNLKSPQTPSQLAGMLAGPAAAASIKSPPVLGSAAASPVHLKSPSLPAPSPGWTSSPKPPLQSPGIPPNHKAPLTMASPAMLGSVESGGPPPPTASQSASVNIPGSLPSSTPYTMPPEPTLSQNPLSIMMSRMSKFAMPSSTPLYHDAIKTVASSDDDSPPARSPNLPSMNNMPGMGINTQNPRISGPNPVVPMPTLSPMGMTQPLSHSNQMPSPNAMGPNIPPHGVPMGPGLMSHNPIMGHGSQEPPMVPQGRMGFPQGFPPVQSPPQQVPFPHNGPSGGQGNFPGGMGFPGEGPLGRPSTLPQSSADAALCKPGGPGGPDSFAVLGNSMPSVFTDPDLQEVIRPGATGIPEFDLSRIIPSEKPSQTLQYFPRGEVPGRKQPQGPGPGFSHMQGMMGEQAPRMGLALPGMGGPGPVGTPDIPLGTAPSMPGHNPMRPPAFLQQGMMGPHHRMMSPAQSTMPGQPTLMSNPAAAVGMIPGKDRGPAGLYTHPGPVGSPGMMMSMQGMMGPQQNIMIPPQMRPRGMAADVGMGGFSQGPGNPGNMMF from the exons ATGCATTCCAGTAACCCTAAAGTGAGGAATTCTCCGTCAGGAAACACACAGAG TAGCCCTAAGTCAAAGCAGGAGGTGATGGTCCGTCCCCCTACAGTGATGTCCCCATCTGGAAACCCCCAGCTGGATTCCAAATTCTCCAATCAGGGTAAACAGGGGGGCTCAGCCAGCCAATCCCAGCCATCCCCCTGTGACTCCAAGAGTGGGGGCCATACACCTAAAGCACTCCCTGGCCCAGGTGGGAGCATGGGGCTGAAGAATGGGGCTGGAAATGGTGCCAAGGGCAAGGGGAAAAGGGAGCGAAGTATTTCCGCCGACTCCTTTGATCAGagagatcctgggactccaaacGATGACTCTGACATTAAAG aaTGTAATTCTGCTGACCACATAAAGTCCCAGGATTCCCAGCACACGCCACACTCGATGACCCCATCCAATGCTGCAGCCCCCAGGTCGTCCACCCCCTCCCATGGCCAGACTACTGCCCCGGAGCCCACACCTGCTCAGAAGACTCCCGCCAAAGTGGTGTATGTGTTTTCTACTGAGATGGCCAATAA AGCTGCAGAAGCTGTGTTGAAGGGCCAGGTTGAAACTATCGTCTCTTTCCACATCCAGAACATCTCTAACAGCAAGACAGAGCGAAGCACAGCCCCTCTG AACACACAGTTATCTGCCATTCGGAACGATCCGAAACCCCTCCCACAACAGCCCCCAGCTCCAGCCAACCAGGACCAGAATTCTTCCCAGAACACCAGACTGCAGCCGACTCCACCCATCCCGGCACCAGCACCCAAGCCTGCTGCACCCCCGCGTCCCCTGGACCGGGATAGTCCTGGTGTAGACAACAAACTGATTCCTTCCGTAGGCAGTCCTGCCAGTTCCACTCCACTGCCCCCAGACGGTAGCGGGCCAAACTCGACACCCAATAACCGAGCGGTGACCCCTGTCTCCCAGGGGAGCAATAGCTCTTCAGCAGATCCCAaagcccctcctcctccaccggTATCCAGTGGAGAGCCCCCTACACTGGGAGAGAACCCCGATGGACTGTCTCAGGAGCAGCTGGAGCACCGGGAGCGTTCCTTACAAACGCTCCGAGACATCCAACGTATGCTTTTCCCCGACGAGAAAGAATTCACAGGAGGACAAAGCGGGGGACCCCAGCAGAACCCTGGGGTACTAGATggacctcagaagaaaccagaagGGCCGATACAGGCCATGATGGCTCAATCCCAAAGCCTAGGGAAGGGTCCCGGGCCCCGGACTGATGTGGGAGCTCCATTTGGCCCTCAAGGACATAGAGATGTGCCCTTCTCTCCAGATGAAATGGTTCCACCTTCCATGAACTCCCAGTCTGGGCCCATGGGACCCGAGCATCTGGACCACATGACCCCCGAGCAGATAGCATGGCTGAAACTGCAGCAGGAGTTCTacgaggagaaaaggaggaagcaggagcaggTGGTGGTGCAGCAGTGCTCCCTCCAGGACATGATGGTCCATCAGCATGGGCCTCGGGGTGTGGTCCGGGGGCCTCCGCCTCCGTACCAGATGGCGCCCAGTGAAGGCTGGGGGCCTGGTGGGGCCGAGCCCTTCGCCGATGGGCTCAACATGCCCCACTCTCTGCCCCCGAGGGGCATGGCTCCCCACCCCAACATGCCGGGGAGCCAGATGCGCCTGCCCGGATTTGCAGGAATGATCAACTCGGAAATGGAGGGGCCGAATGTCCCCAACCCGGCCTCTAGACCAGGTCTTTCTGGAGTCAGTTGGCCAGACGATGTGCCAAAAATCACAGATGGTCGGAACTTCCCACCTGGCCAGGGTGTCTTTAGTGGCCCCGGCCGAGGGGAACGCTTCCCAAACCCCCAAGGGTTGTCCGAAGAGCTGTTCCAACAGCAGCTGGCGGAGAAGCAGCTGGCTCTACCCCCGGGGATGAGCATGGAGACCATTAGGCCCAGCATGGAGATGAACAGGATGATCCCAAGTGCCCAGCGACACATGGAGCCTGGGAATAATCCCATTTTCCCTCGAATACCCGTCGAGGGCCCTCTGAGTCCCTCCAGGGGTGACTTTCCGAAAGGAATGCCCCCCCAGATGGGCCCAGGTCGGGAACTTGAGTTTGGGATGGTTCCTAGTGGGATGAAGGGAGATGTCAGTCTAAACGTCAACATGGGATCCAACCCTCAGATGATACCTCAGAAGATGAGAGAGGCTGGGGCGGGCCCTGAGGAGATGATGAAATTACGCCCGGGGGGCGCAGACATGCTGCCGGCTCAGCAGAAGATGGTGCCCCTGCCCTTTGGTGAGCACCCCCAGCAGGAGTACGGCATGGGCCCCAGGCCATTCCTTCCCATGTCTCAGGGTCCAGGCGGCAACAGTGGCTTGCGGAATCTCAGAGAACCCATTGGGCCCGACCAAAGGACTAACAGCCGGCTCAGTCACATGCCACCACTACCTCTCAACCCTTCCAGTAACCCCGCTAGCCTCAACACAGCTCCTCCAGTCCAGCGTGGCCTGGGGCGGAAGCCCTTGGATATATCTGTGGCAGGCAGCCAGGTACATTCCCCAGGCATTAACCCTCTGAAATCTCCCACGATGCGCCAAGTCCAGTCACCAATGCTGGGCTCACCCTCGGGGAACCTCAAGTCCCCCCAGACTCCATCGCAGCTGGCAGGCATGCTGGCGGgcccagctgctgctgcttccatTAAGTCCCCCCCTGTCTTGGGGTCTGCTGCTGCTTCGCCTGTTCACCTCAAGTCTCCATCACTTCCTGCCCCGTCACCTGGATGgacctcctctccaaaacctccCCTTCAGAGTCCCGGGATCCCTCCAAACCATAAAGCACCCCTCACCATGGCCTCCCCAGCCATGCTGGGCAGTGTAGAGTCAG GTGGCCCCCCACCTCCTACAGCCAGCCAGTCTGCCTCTGTGAATATCCCTGGAAGTCTTCCCTCTAGTACACCTTACACCATGCCTCCAGAGCCAACCCTTTCCCAGAACCCGCTGTCTATTATGATGTCTCGAATGTCCAAGTTTGCAATGCCCAGTTCAACCCCTTTATACCACGACGCCATCAAGACTGTGGCCAGCTCCGATGACGACTCCCCTCCAGCTCGTTCTCCCAACTTGCCATCGATGAATAATATGCCAG gaatggGCATTAATACACAGAATCCTCGAATTTCAGGTCCAAACCCCGTGGTTCCGATGCCAACCCTCAGCCCAATGGGAATGACCCAGCCACTTTCTCACTCCAATCAGATGCCCTCTCCGAATGCCATGGGACCCAACATACCTCCTCATGGGGTCCCAATGGGGCCCGGCTTGATGTCACACAATCCTATTATGGGGCATGGGTCCCAGGAACCTCCGATGGTACCTCAAGGACGGATGGGTTTCCCCCAGGGCTTCCCTCCAGTGCAGTCTCCTCCACAGCAGGTTCCATTCCCTCACAATGGCCCCAGTGGGGGGCAGGGCAACTTCCCAGGAGGTATGGGTTTCCCAGGAGAAGGCCCCCTCGGCCGCCCCAGCACCCTGCCTCAGAGTTCAGCAGATGCAGCACTTTGCAAGCCTGGAGGCCCCGGGGGTCCCGACTCCTTCGCTGTCCTGGGGAACAGCATGCCTTCAGTGTTTACAGACCCAGATCTGCAGGAGGTCATCCGACCTGGAGCCACCGGAATACCGGAGTTTGATCTGTCTCGCATTATTCCATCCGAGAAGCCTAGCCAGACACTGCAATATTTCCCTCGAGGGGAAGTCCCAGGCCGTAAACAGCCCCAGGGTCCCGGACCTGGGTTTTCGCACATGCAGGGAATGATGGGTGAACAAGCCCCCAGAATGGGACTAGCATTACCTGGCATGGGAGGCCCAGGGCCAGTGGGAACTCCGGACATCCCTCTTGGTACAGCCCCATCCATGCCGGGCCACAACCCAATGAGACCACCAGCCTTTCTCCAGCAAGGCATGATGGGACCTCACCATCGGATGATGTCACCAGCACAGTCTACCATGCCCGGCCAGCCTACCCTAATGAGCAATCCAGCTGCCGCCGTGGGCATGATTCCTGGCAAGGATCGGGGGCCTGCTGGGCTCTACACCCACCCTGGGCCTGTGGGTTCTCCAGGCATGATGATGTCCATGCAGGGCATGATGGGACCCCAACAGAACATCATGATCCCTCCACAGATGAGGCCCCGGGGCATGGCCGCCGACGTGGGCATGGGTGGATTTAGCCAAGGACCTGGCAACCCAGGAAACATgatgttttaa
- the BCL9 gene encoding B-cell CLL/lymphoma 9 protein isoform X2, producing MHSSNPKVRNSPSGNTQSSPKSKQEVMVRPPTVMSPSGNPQLDSKFSNQGKQGGSASQSQPSPCDSKSGGHTPKALPGPGGSMGLKNGAGNGAKGKGKRERSISADSFDQRDPGTPNDDSDIKECNSADHIKSQDSQHTPHSMTPSNAAAPRSSTPSHGQTTAPEPTPAQKTPAKVVYVFSTEMANKAAEAVLKGQVETIVSFHIQNISNSKTERSTAPLNTQLSAIRNDPKPLPQQPPAPANQDQNSSQNTRLQPTPPIPAPAPKPAAPPRPLDRDSPGVDNKLIPSVGSPASSTPLPPDGSGPNSTPNNRAVTPVSQGSNSSSADPKAPPPPPVSSGEPPTLGENPDGLSQEQLEHRERSLQTLRDIQRMLFPDEKEFTGGQSGGPQQNPGVLDGPQKKPEGPIQAMMAQSQSLGKGPGPRTDVGAPFGPQGHRDVPFSPDEMVPPSMNSQSGPMGPEHLDHMTPEQIAWLKLQQEFYEEKRRKQEQVVVQQCSLQDMMVHQHGPRGVVRGPPPPYQMAPSEGWGPGGAEPFADGLNMPHSLPPRGMAPHPNMPGSQMRLPGFAGMINSEMEGPNVPNPASRPGLSGVSWPDDVPKITDGRNFPPGQGVFSGPGRGERFPNPQGLSEELFQQQLAEKQLALPPGMSMETIRPSMEMNRMIPSAQRHMEPGNNPIFPRIPVEGPLSPSRGDFPKGMPPQMGPGRELEFGMVPSGMKGDVSLNVNMGSNPQMIPQKMREAGAGPEEMMKLRPGGADMLPAQQKMVPLPFGEHPQQEYGMGPRPFLPMSQGPGGNSGLRNLREPIGPDQRTNSRLSHMPPLPLNPSSNPASLNTAPPVQRGLGRKPLDISVAGSQVHSPGINPLKSPTMRQVQSPMLGSPSGNLKSPQTPSQLAGMLAGPAAAASIKSPPVLGSAAASPVHLKSPSLPAPSPGWTSSPKPPLQSPGIPPNHKAPLTMASPAMLGSVESGGPPPPTASQSASVNIPGSLPSSTPYTMPPEPTLSQNPLSIMMSRMSKFAMPSSTPLYHDAIKTVASSDDDSPPARSPNLPSMNNMPGPNPVVPMPTLSPMGMTQPLSHSNQMPSPNAMGPNIPPHGVPMGPGLMSHNPIMGHGSQEPPMVPQGRMGFPQGFPPVQSPPQQVPFPHNGPSGGQGNFPGGMGFPGEGPLGRPSTLPQSSADAALCKPGGPGGPDSFAVLGNSMPSVFTDPDLQEVIRPGATGIPEFDLSRIIPSEKPSQTLQYFPRGEVPGRKQPQGPGPGFSHMQGMMGEQAPRMGLALPGMGGPGPVGTPDIPLGTAPSMPGHNPMRPPAFLQQGMMGPHHRMMSPAQSTMPGQPTLMSNPAAAVGMIPGKDRGPAGLYTHPGPVGSPGMMMSMQGMMGPQQNIMIPPQMRPRGMAADVGMGGFSQGPGNPGNMMF from the exons ATGCATTCCAGTAACCCTAAAGTGAGGAATTCTCCGTCAGGAAACACACAGAG TAGCCCTAAGTCAAAGCAGGAGGTGATGGTCCGTCCCCCTACAGTGATGTCCCCATCTGGAAACCCCCAGCTGGATTCCAAATTCTCCAATCAGGGTAAACAGGGGGGCTCAGCCAGCCAATCCCAGCCATCCCCCTGTGACTCCAAGAGTGGGGGCCATACACCTAAAGCACTCCCTGGCCCAGGTGGGAGCATGGGGCTGAAGAATGGGGCTGGAAATGGTGCCAAGGGCAAGGGGAAAAGGGAGCGAAGTATTTCCGCCGACTCCTTTGATCAGagagatcctgggactccaaacGATGACTCTGACATTAAAG aaTGTAATTCTGCTGACCACATAAAGTCCCAGGATTCCCAGCACACGCCACACTCGATGACCCCATCCAATGCTGCAGCCCCCAGGTCGTCCACCCCCTCCCATGGCCAGACTACTGCCCCGGAGCCCACACCTGCTCAGAAGACTCCCGCCAAAGTGGTGTATGTGTTTTCTACTGAGATGGCCAATAA AGCTGCAGAAGCTGTGTTGAAGGGCCAGGTTGAAACTATCGTCTCTTTCCACATCCAGAACATCTCTAACAGCAAGACAGAGCGAAGCACAGCCCCTCTG AACACACAGTTATCTGCCATTCGGAACGATCCGAAACCCCTCCCACAACAGCCCCCAGCTCCAGCCAACCAGGACCAGAATTCTTCCCAGAACACCAGACTGCAGCCGACTCCACCCATCCCGGCACCAGCACCCAAGCCTGCTGCACCCCCGCGTCCCCTGGACCGGGATAGTCCTGGTGTAGACAACAAACTGATTCCTTCCGTAGGCAGTCCTGCCAGTTCCACTCCACTGCCCCCAGACGGTAGCGGGCCAAACTCGACACCCAATAACCGAGCGGTGACCCCTGTCTCCCAGGGGAGCAATAGCTCTTCAGCAGATCCCAaagcccctcctcctccaccggTATCCAGTGGAGAGCCCCCTACACTGGGAGAGAACCCCGATGGACTGTCTCAGGAGCAGCTGGAGCACCGGGAGCGTTCCTTACAAACGCTCCGAGACATCCAACGTATGCTTTTCCCCGACGAGAAAGAATTCACAGGAGGACAAAGCGGGGGACCCCAGCAGAACCCTGGGGTACTAGATggacctcagaagaaaccagaagGGCCGATACAGGCCATGATGGCTCAATCCCAAAGCCTAGGGAAGGGTCCCGGGCCCCGGACTGATGTGGGAGCTCCATTTGGCCCTCAAGGACATAGAGATGTGCCCTTCTCTCCAGATGAAATGGTTCCACCTTCCATGAACTCCCAGTCTGGGCCCATGGGACCCGAGCATCTGGACCACATGACCCCCGAGCAGATAGCATGGCTGAAACTGCAGCAGGAGTTCTacgaggagaaaaggaggaagcaggagcaggTGGTGGTGCAGCAGTGCTCCCTCCAGGACATGATGGTCCATCAGCATGGGCCTCGGGGTGTGGTCCGGGGGCCTCCGCCTCCGTACCAGATGGCGCCCAGTGAAGGCTGGGGGCCTGGTGGGGCCGAGCCCTTCGCCGATGGGCTCAACATGCCCCACTCTCTGCCCCCGAGGGGCATGGCTCCCCACCCCAACATGCCGGGGAGCCAGATGCGCCTGCCCGGATTTGCAGGAATGATCAACTCGGAAATGGAGGGGCCGAATGTCCCCAACCCGGCCTCTAGACCAGGTCTTTCTGGAGTCAGTTGGCCAGACGATGTGCCAAAAATCACAGATGGTCGGAACTTCCCACCTGGCCAGGGTGTCTTTAGTGGCCCCGGCCGAGGGGAACGCTTCCCAAACCCCCAAGGGTTGTCCGAAGAGCTGTTCCAACAGCAGCTGGCGGAGAAGCAGCTGGCTCTACCCCCGGGGATGAGCATGGAGACCATTAGGCCCAGCATGGAGATGAACAGGATGATCCCAAGTGCCCAGCGACACATGGAGCCTGGGAATAATCCCATTTTCCCTCGAATACCCGTCGAGGGCCCTCTGAGTCCCTCCAGGGGTGACTTTCCGAAAGGAATGCCCCCCCAGATGGGCCCAGGTCGGGAACTTGAGTTTGGGATGGTTCCTAGTGGGATGAAGGGAGATGTCAGTCTAAACGTCAACATGGGATCCAACCCTCAGATGATACCTCAGAAGATGAGAGAGGCTGGGGCGGGCCCTGAGGAGATGATGAAATTACGCCCGGGGGGCGCAGACATGCTGCCGGCTCAGCAGAAGATGGTGCCCCTGCCCTTTGGTGAGCACCCCCAGCAGGAGTACGGCATGGGCCCCAGGCCATTCCTTCCCATGTCTCAGGGTCCAGGCGGCAACAGTGGCTTGCGGAATCTCAGAGAACCCATTGGGCCCGACCAAAGGACTAACAGCCGGCTCAGTCACATGCCACCACTACCTCTCAACCCTTCCAGTAACCCCGCTAGCCTCAACACAGCTCCTCCAGTCCAGCGTGGCCTGGGGCGGAAGCCCTTGGATATATCTGTGGCAGGCAGCCAGGTACATTCCCCAGGCATTAACCCTCTGAAATCTCCCACGATGCGCCAAGTCCAGTCACCAATGCTGGGCTCACCCTCGGGGAACCTCAAGTCCCCCCAGACTCCATCGCAGCTGGCAGGCATGCTGGCGGgcccagctgctgctgcttccatTAAGTCCCCCCCTGTCTTGGGGTCTGCTGCTGCTTCGCCTGTTCACCTCAAGTCTCCATCACTTCCTGCCCCGTCACCTGGATGgacctcctctccaaaacctccCCTTCAGAGTCCCGGGATCCCTCCAAACCATAAAGCACCCCTCACCATGGCCTCCCCAGCCATGCTGGGCAGTGTAGAGTCAG GTGGCCCCCCACCTCCTACAGCCAGCCAGTCTGCCTCTGTGAATATCCCTGGAAGTCTTCCCTCTAGTACACCTTACACCATGCCTCCAGAGCCAACCCTTTCCCAGAACCCGCTGTCTATTATGATGTCTCGAATGTCCAAGTTTGCAATGCCCAGTTCAACCCCTTTATACCACGACGCCATCAAGACTGTGGCCAGCTCCGATGACGACTCCCCTCCAGCTCGTTCTCCCAACTTGCCATCGATGAATAATATGCCAG GTCCAAACCCCGTGGTTCCGATGCCAACCCTCAGCCCAATGGGAATGACCCAGCCACTTTCTCACTCCAATCAGATGCCCTCTCCGAATGCCATGGGACCCAACATACCTCCTCATGGGGTCCCAATGGGGCCCGGCTTGATGTCACACAATCCTATTATGGGGCATGGGTCCCAGGAACCTCCGATGGTACCTCAAGGACGGATGGGTTTCCCCCAGGGCTTCCCTCCAGTGCAGTCTCCTCCACAGCAGGTTCCATTCCCTCACAATGGCCCCAGTGGGGGGCAGGGCAACTTCCCAGGAGGTATGGGTTTCCCAGGAGAAGGCCCCCTCGGCCGCCCCAGCACCCTGCCTCAGAGTTCAGCAGATGCAGCACTTTGCAAGCCTGGAGGCCCCGGGGGTCCCGACTCCTTCGCTGTCCTGGGGAACAGCATGCCTTCAGTGTTTACAGACCCAGATCTGCAGGAGGTCATCCGACCTGGAGCCACCGGAATACCGGAGTTTGATCTGTCTCGCATTATTCCATCCGAGAAGCCTAGCCAGACACTGCAATATTTCCCTCGAGGGGAAGTCCCAGGCCGTAAACAGCCCCAGGGTCCCGGACCTGGGTTTTCGCACATGCAGGGAATGATGGGTGAACAAGCCCCCAGAATGGGACTAGCATTACCTGGCATGGGAGGCCCAGGGCCAGTGGGAACTCCGGACATCCCTCTTGGTACAGCCCCATCCATGCCGGGCCACAACCCAATGAGACCACCAGCCTTTCTCCAGCAAGGCATGATGGGACCTCACCATCGGATGATGTCACCAGCACAGTCTACCATGCCCGGCCAGCCTACCCTAATGAGCAATCCAGCTGCCGCCGTGGGCATGATTCCTGGCAAGGATCGGGGGCCTGCTGGGCTCTACACCCACCCTGGGCCTGTGGGTTCTCCAGGCATGATGATGTCCATGCAGGGCATGATGGGACCCCAACAGAACATCATGATCCCTCCACAGATGAGGCCCCGGGGCATGGCCGCCGACGTGGGCATGGGTGGATTTAGCCAAGGACCTGGCAACCCAGGAAACATgatgttttaa